A single Dechloromonas denitrificans DNA region contains:
- a CDS encoding thioredoxin family protein has product MVALNPPLCNFGQPAIDFDLPGTDGKRHTLASCRGPNGVLVMFICNHCPYVKAIIDRLIRDCRELAGHGIGCVAIMSNDVAAYPEDAPEEMRRWATELAFPFPYLYDESQDVARAYGAVCTPDFFGYNANLELQYRGRLDASGRNPAPPEAHRELFAAMAEIARSGRGPSEQTASIGCSIKWKTA; this is encoded by the coding sequence ATGGTCGCCTTGAACCCACCATTATGCAATTTTGGCCAACCGGCCATCGACTTCGACCTCCCCGGCACCGACGGCAAGCGCCATACGCTGGCCAGTTGCCGCGGCCCGAACGGCGTGCTGGTGATGTTTATCTGCAATCATTGCCCTTACGTCAAGGCGATCATCGACCGTCTGATTCGCGACTGCCGCGAACTGGCCGGGCACGGCATCGGCTGCGTCGCCATCATGAGCAACGATGTCGCCGCCTACCCCGAGGATGCGCCGGAAGAGATGCGCCGCTGGGCAACCGAACTGGCCTTTCCCTTTCCTTATCTCTACGACGAAAGCCAGGACGTCGCCCGCGCCTACGGCGCCGTATGCACGCCCGATTTCTTCGGTTACAACGCCAACCTGGAACTGCAGTATCGCGGCCGGCTCGATGCCTCCGGCCGCAATCCCGCACCACCCGAGGCTCACCGCGAACTGTTCGCGGCGATGGCGGAAATTGCCCGCAGCGGGCGCGGACCAAGCGAGCAGACGGCGTCCATCGGCTGCTCGATCAAGTGGAAGACGGCCTAG
- a CDS encoding 16S rRNA (uracil(1498)-N(3))-methyltransferase: MNMPRFYCREALSPGAHVELPEPVARHAVRVLRLPPGAPMVLFDGRGGEYPAHIERIERDRVLAELGAWRDVERESPLAITLVQALQAGEKMDYTIQKAVELGVRHIVPVESRRSVMRLAGERAGKRVAHWQGVVASACEQCGRNQVPLVAPLEKLENWLARPAPAGLRLMLAPDAEQALVALPPATEIQLLIGSEGGLDPQEMIAARQAGFQAVRLGPRVLRTETAGLAALAAMQALWGDFREG; this comes from the coding sequence ATGAATATGCCCCGATTTTACTGTCGTGAAGCGCTCTCGCCGGGGGCGCACGTTGAACTTCCCGAACCCGTGGCGCGCCATGCCGTTCGCGTCCTGCGCCTGCCGCCGGGGGCGCCGATGGTGCTCTTTGACGGCCGCGGCGGCGAATACCCGGCGCACATCGAACGCATCGAGCGCGACCGCGTGCTGGCCGAGCTGGGTGCCTGGCGTGACGTCGAGCGCGAGTCGCCGCTGGCGATCACGCTAGTGCAGGCCCTGCAGGCCGGCGAGAAGATGGATTACACGATCCAGAAGGCCGTCGAGCTGGGCGTCCGTCACATCGTGCCGGTTGAAAGCCGGCGCAGCGTCATGCGTCTGGCCGGCGAACGGGCCGGCAAGCGGGTGGCCCATTGGCAGGGCGTGGTCGCATCGGCCTGCGAGCAATGCGGCCGCAATCAGGTGCCGCTGGTCGCGCCGCTGGAAAAACTCGAAAACTGGCTGGCCCGGCCGGCCCCGGCCGGTTTGCGCCTGATGCTGGCGCCGGATGCCGAACAGGCGCTGGTGGCCTTGCCGCCGGCGACGGAAATTCAACTGCTGATCGGTTCCGAGGGGGGACTCGATCCGCAGGAAATGATCGCGGCCAGACAGGCAGGTTTTCAGGCGGTTCGCCTCGGGCCGCGCGTCCTCCGCACGGAAACGGCAGGGCTGGCCGCGCTGGCGGCGATGCAGGCCTTGTGGGGCGATTTCAGGGAGGGTTAG
- the pap gene encoding polyphosphate:AMP phosphotransferase: MFESAELGHRIDKETFKKEVPKLRAALLDAQYDMLEKKEFPVVILISGVDGSGKGETINLLYSWMDPRHISTLAFSAPSDEEVSRPYMWRYWQALPPKGKVGIFAGSWYSQPITDRITGKMRRSEMDERLDDINRFEAMLVNEGALVLKFWFHLSKDGQKQRLKALEKDPHTAWRVTKESYDRLKTYGKLQEVAGHVLRVTNTAHAPWIIVEGTDDEYRSLTVGRIVLDSMQRRLRQEGRQMVPVAPPIVHPIDQKNVLSALDLKLKLDKKDYESQLAKYQARLSELVRDPRFVGKRSLVVVFEGSDAAGKGGSIRRIGAAMDARQYQIIPIAAPTEEERAKPYLWRFWRHLPRIGRAAIFDRSWYGRVLVERVEGFCTEPDWLRAYAEINDFEHQMVEAGVIVVKFWLQISADEQLRRFKERQDTEFKRFKITDEDWRNREKWDEYVAAVCDMVDRTSTGLAPWTLVEANDKNYARVKVLKTVCERLENALKDDNGKYTQQ; this comes from the coding sequence ATGTTCGAATCAGCAGAGCTGGGCCACAGGATCGACAAGGAAACCTTCAAGAAAGAGGTGCCGAAACTGCGCGCCGCCTTGCTCGATGCGCAGTACGACATGCTCGAGAAAAAGGAGTTTCCGGTCGTCATCCTGATCAGCGGCGTGGACGGCAGCGGCAAGGGGGAAACCATCAACCTGCTCTACTCGTGGATGGACCCGCGGCATATCTCGACGCTGGCTTTCTCGGCACCGAGCGACGAGGAGGTTTCGCGGCCCTACATGTGGCGTTACTGGCAGGCTTTGCCGCCCAAGGGCAAGGTCGGCATTTTCGCCGGTTCGTGGTATTCGCAGCCGATCACTGATCGCATCACCGGCAAGATGCGGCGCTCGGAAATGGACGAGCGGCTGGACGACATCAACCGCTTCGAGGCGATGCTGGTCAACGAAGGGGCGCTGGTCCTCAAGTTCTGGTTCCATCTCTCCAAGGACGGCCAGAAACAGCGCCTGAAAGCGCTGGAGAAAGATCCGCACACCGCCTGGCGGGTGACCAAGGAAAGCTACGATCGCCTGAAAACCTACGGCAAGCTGCAGGAAGTGGCCGGCCACGTGCTGCGCGTCACCAACACGGCGCATGCGCCGTGGATCATCGTCGAAGGCACCGATGACGAATACCGTTCGCTGACCGTCGGGCGGATCGTCCTCGATTCGATGCAGCGCCGGCTGCGCCAGGAAGGCCGGCAGATGGTGCCGGTGGCGCCGCCGATCGTGCATCCGATCGACCAGAAGAATGTGCTCAGCGCGCTGGATTTGAAGCTGAAACTGGACAAGAAGGATTACGAGAGCCAACTGGCCAAATACCAGGCCCGGCTGTCGGAACTGGTGCGCGATCCGCGTTTTGTCGGCAAGCGTTCGCTGGTGGTCGTCTTCGAAGGTTCGGATGCGGCCGGCAAGGGCGGCAGCATCCGGCGGATCGGCGCGGCAATGGATGCCCGGCAATACCAGATCATCCCGATTGCCGCCCCAACCGAGGAAGAGCGGGCCAAGCCCTATCTCTGGCGTTTCTGGCGGCACCTGCCGCGGATCGGCCGGGCGGCGATTTTCGACCGGTCGTGGTACGGCCGGGTGCTGGTTGAGCGGGTCGAGGGTTTCTGTACCGAGCCCGACTGGTTGCGGGCCTATGCCGAGATCAACGATTTCGAGCATCAGATGGTCGAAGCCGGGGTGATCGTCGTCAAGTTCTGGCTGCAGATCAGTGCCGACGAGCAGCTGCGCCGCTTCAAGGAGCGCCAGGACACCGAGTTCAAGCGTTTCAAGATCACCGACGAGGACTGGCGCAATCGCGAGAAGTGGGATGAATATGTCGCCGCCGTGTGCGACATGGTTGACCGCACCTCGACCGGCTTGGCACCGTGGACGCTGGTCGAGGCCAACGACAAGAACTACGCCCGGGTTAAAGTACTGAAAACGGTTTGCGAGCGCCTGGAAAATGCGCTGAAAGACGACAACGGAAAATATACACAGCAATGA